From Chloroflexota bacterium, the proteins below share one genomic window:
- a CDS encoding TIGR03943 family protein, whose protein sequence is MMQRQVLERWLSVGVMFGLGAMIIYKWQTNRLNLYIHPRYTGLLVATAVVLLLAAVGMALTKAPAIPKRMLALLTIPVAFALLVPARPLGANLVSGKALNANSSDNLLARWKTNLSDDSKSWTLLEWTTAVRQSDLEVLRNKQAAFEGFVYRTPDLPADEVLVGRYVVTCCTADGTALSLRVKATNGADFSNDQWVRVEGTFVPAEINGSIVPQIAGTLVSIEMPSSPYLYP, encoded by the coding sequence ATGATGCAACGTCAGGTGCTTGAGCGCTGGCTCTCGGTTGGAGTAATGTTCGGGCTGGGAGCCATGATTATCTACAAGTGGCAAACCAACCGCTTGAATTTGTATATTCACCCACGTTATACTGGCTTATTAGTTGCCACGGCGGTCGTGCTATTGTTGGCGGCAGTTGGCATGGCCTTGACCAAAGCGCCAGCTATTCCCAAACGCATGTTGGCATTATTGACCATTCCAGTGGCCTTTGCGTTGCTTGTGCCTGCCCGCCCGCTGGGGGCAAATTTGGTTTCGGGCAAGGCCTTGAATGCCAATTCGAGCGATAATTTGCTAGCACGCTGGAAAACCAACTTATCCGATGATAGCAAAAGCTGGACATTGCTCGAATGGACGACCGCAGTGCGTCAGAGTGATCTCGAAGTATTGCGCAATAAGCAGGCAGCTTTTGAAGGCTTTGTCTATCGCACGCCCGATTTGCCTGCCGATGAAGTGCTGGTTGGGCGCTACGTCGTGACCTGCTGCACCGCCGATGGCACGGCCCTGTCGTTGCGAGTGAAAGCGACCAATGGCGCAGATTTTAGCAATGATCAATGGGTGCGAGTTGAAGGAACCTTTGTGCCAGCCGAAATTAATGGCTCGATTGTGCCCCAAATTGCTGGCACTTTAGTCTCAATCGAAATGCCTAGCTCGCCATATTTGTATCCATAA
- a CDS encoding permease — protein MAVVSVDVQPKTQRKWLLFFAPLIGILGLWLASGWLVPSNLAPLTNKLQGLVTTFQGIFIEALPFLSAGVIVSVLIGEFVKPQHLASFVPQNAFGASIFGSLLGLLFPVCECGAIPTSRRLLRKGAPASMGIAFALAAPVVNPIVLISTSIAFGDVRWALARVGFTIIIALTIGLIIGAGIKREAILTPLALTPDVEHDHSHCDHDHGACDHSHEQPKGRLAGLIAHGSVEFFEMAQYLVMGSLLAATMQTFIPQSALLTLNDSGIGFFAPLLGIVVLMLVAVLLSVCSTVDAFLALSFLGLFHPGAVMAFLVFGPMIDIKSTLMLTTTFRRSAVLAMVVLAALFAIIAGLISYVVLI, from the coding sequence ATGGCTGTTGTCAGTGTCGATGTTCAACCCAAAACCCAACGCAAATGGCTACTGTTTTTCGCGCCGTTGATTGGCATTTTAGGGCTGTGGCTGGCCAGTGGCTGGCTCGTACCAAGCAATTTAGCCCCATTAACCAACAAACTTCAAGGCTTAGTCACCACCTTTCAAGGGATTTTTATCGAAGCCTTGCCCTTTTTGAGTGCTGGGGTGATTGTTTCGGTCTTAATTGGCGAGTTTGTCAAGCCGCAGCATTTGGCCAGCTTCGTGCCGCAAAATGCCTTTGGAGCTTCAATTTTTGGCTCACTCTTGGGCTTATTGTTTCCAGTCTGCGAGTGTGGGGCGATTCCAACCAGTCGGCGTTTGCTGCGTAAAGGCGCACCAGCCTCAATGGGGATCGCCTTTGCCTTAGCTGCTCCTGTGGTCAACCCGATTGTGCTGATTTCAACTTCGATTGCCTTTGGCGATGTGCGTTGGGCCTTGGCGCGGGTTGGTTTTACAATTATCATCGCCTTAACCATAGGCTTGATTATTGGGGCTGGAATTAAACGCGAAGCAATTTTAACCCCGCTTGCCCTAACTCCCGATGTTGAGCATGATCATAGCCATTGCGACCATGACCATGGTGCTTGCGACCATTCCCATGAACAACCCAAGGGGCGTTTGGCCGGCTTGATTGCCCATGGCAGCGTTGAATTTTTTGAAATGGCCCAATATTTGGTGATGGGTTCGTTGCTGGCAGCGACCATGCAAACCTTCATCCCCCAATCGGCCTTGCTCACCCTGAATGATAGCGGTATCGGCTTTTTTGCTCCATTGTTGGGGATTGTGGTCTTGATGTTGGTGGCAGTGCTGCTTTCAGTTTGTTCCACGGTTGATGCCTTTTTAGCCTTATCGTTCCTTGGCTTGTTCCATCCTGGTGCGGTTATGGCCTTTTTGGTCTTTGGCCCGATGATTGATATTAAAAGCACCTTGATGCTGACCACCACCTTCCGTCGCTCAGCGGTGTTGGCGATGGTTGTGCTGGCGGCTTTATTTGCGATTATTGCTGGCTTGATCAGCTATGTTGTTTTGATCTGA
- a CDS encoding FG-GAP repeat protein: protein MSTPKPIIYTRMLLGLLLISISFGLGLPRIAAQAPRAEGTERLTSADWAAIQGLLAPTTAITGSKFQAAYLKAAQVSAGDSFGASVAISGDTVVVGVPAESSSLAGVQNSATPTINALAAQAGAAYVFVRGSAGWQQQAYLKASEVTANDQFGWSVAIAGDTIVVGSPRESSSTVGVQNSATPTVNNDLGGAGAAYIFVRTGSTWSQQAYFKASQVTAGDWFGWSVGLASNTIVVGAYGEDSNIVGVQNSATPTVNEAATAAGAAYVFVRTGSTWSQQAYLKAAQIDNDDVFGWSVAVAGDTVIVGAPGEDSSHTGVQNSAIALVNEAALAAGAVFVFTRSGSTWSPQVFVKASQVTPGDQFGFHLAIAGNTIVVGAPYEDSSISGVQHGASPIVDELASFAGAAFVYTQNAGAWSQQAYLKASNVTDGDRFGMSVAIDANTIVVGAPEEDSGIAGVQNSAVPTADANAIQAGAAYVYARNATTWSQQSYLKASQVSTGDYFGRGVGVSGDMLVIGIPLEDSARSGIQNSATPSVDELAADSGAALIIDTTYRSYSPLVQRMTLLALLTINSTAIPIRVVTQQGEVFASFTATLPATIPAGGHIYLSASPSSLQPTLVDDRIIIRDGANVIFQHTYDLASNGELVEIPWAVISAASGHTLTITFVDVSAGLVGATPIYLIWLE, encoded by the coding sequence ATGAGCACACCAAAACCAATCATCTATACCCGCATGCTGCTTGGATTATTGTTGATCAGCATCAGTTTTGGCCTTGGATTGCCGCGAATCGCCGCCCAAGCTCCACGTGCCGAGGGAACGGAGCGCTTAACTTCAGCCGATTGGGCGGCAATTCAAGGCCTGCTTGCACCAACCACGGCGATCACTGGCTCCAAATTTCAAGCAGCATATTTGAAGGCCGCCCAAGTTTCGGCTGGCGATAGCTTTGGCGCGAGTGTGGCAATCTCCGGCGATACGGTGGTGGTTGGCGTTCCAGCCGAGTCAAGCAGTTTAGCGGGCGTGCAAAATAGTGCTACGCCGACCATCAATGCTTTGGCTGCACAAGCAGGTGCCGCCTATGTGTTTGTGCGCGGGAGTGCTGGCTGGCAGCAACAGGCTTACCTCAAAGCCTCTGAGGTAACCGCCAATGATCAATTTGGTTGGAGCGTGGCGATCGCTGGCGATACGATTGTGGTTGGCTCACCGAGAGAGAGCAGCAGTACGGTTGGCGTGCAAAATAGTGCGACACCGACCGTCAATAATGATCTTGGTGGGGCTGGCGCAGCCTATATATTTGTGCGCACTGGCTCCACTTGGAGCCAACAAGCGTACTTCAAAGCCTCACAAGTTACGGCTGGTGATTGGTTTGGCTGGAGCGTGGGTTTGGCTTCAAACACGATTGTGGTTGGAGCTTATGGCGAGGATAGCAATATCGTTGGCGTGCAAAATAGTGCTACGCCGACCGTCAATGAAGCGGCTACCGCTGCAGGTGCGGCCTATGTGTTTGTGCGCACTGGCTCAACTTGGAGTCAACAAGCCTACCTTAAAGCCGCCCAAATCGATAATGATGATGTGTTTGGGTGGAGTGTTGCAGTAGCTGGCGATACGGTGATCGTTGGTGCACCAGGTGAGGATAGTAGCCATACGGGAGTGCAAAATAGCGCTATAGCCTTGGTCAATGAGGCGGCTCTGGCAGCAGGGGCAGTCTTTGTATTTACCCGCAGTGGCTCAACCTGGAGTCCGCAAGTCTTTGTTAAGGCCTCACAGGTTACGCCTGGCGATCAGTTTGGCTTTCATCTGGCGATCGCTGGCAATACGATTGTGGTTGGCGCTCCCTACGAAGATTCAAGCATCTCGGGCGTGCAGCATGGCGCTAGCCCAATCGTTGATGAGCTTGCATCGTTCGCTGGAGCTGCCTTTGTTTATACCCAGAACGCAGGAGCATGGAGCCAACAAGCCTACCTCAAAGCATCGAATGTCACAGATGGTGATCGCTTTGGCATGAGTGTGGCGATTGATGCTAATACGATTGTGGTTGGTGCGCCTGAAGAAGATAGTGGCATTGCTGGGGTGCAAAATAGTGCAGTACCCACCGCTGATGCAAACGCCATCCAAGCCGGAGCCGCCTATGTTTATGCGCGGAATGCTACAACCTGGAGCCAACAAAGCTATCTCAAGGCTTCGCAGGTTTCGACCGGCGATTATTTTGGGCGTGGGGTCGGAGTTTCAGGCGATATGTTAGTTATTGGGATTCCGCTTGAAGATAGTGCTCGCAGTGGCATCCAAAATAGTGCTACGCCGAGTGTCGATGAACTTGCTGCTGATTCAGGTGCGGCCTTAATCATTGATACAACCTATCGTTCATATAGCCCGTTGGTTCAGCGGATGACTCTCTTGGCGTTGCTTACGATCAATTCGACGGCTATTCCCATTCGGGTGGTGACGCAACAGGGCGAAGTATTTGCCAGCTTCACGGCAACGTTGCCTGCCACGATTCCGGCTGGTGGCCATATTTATCTTTCGGCTAGCCCTAGCTCGTTGCAACCAACCTTGGTCGATGATCGAATTATCATTCGCGATGGGGCTAACGTAATTTTTCAACATACCTACGATCTTGCGAGTAATGGTGAGCTTGTTGAGATTCCATGGGCAGTTATTAGCGCGGCCAGCGGCCATACCCTGACGATCACTTTTGTGGATGTTTCGGCAGGGCTGGTTGGGGCAACGCCGATCTATCTGATTTGGCTTGAATAG